A window of Devosia chinhatensis genomic DNA:
CATCCTTGCCGCACTCGATATTGTCCTGCCCGGCACTGCGGCGCTCGCCCCGCTGCCGGCGCCGGATGCGCCCCTCCGCCACCTCAAGGCTTTCGAGGATAGCCTCGATGCGATCATCTGCGCCTGGGTGGGTATCTGCGCCCTCGAAGGCCGCGCCATCGCCCATGGCGATGCACGAAGCGCCATCTGGGTGCCGGCCCCGTATGGAACCTGACCCCGTTCCCTCCGCTTTACCCCCATGCTAGAAATGGTGATCATTTCCCTGCTGACATTGTGTGACGGAGCACCCATCTAAGGGTTCTGCTGTCCTCTCCTGTTCTGACCCACGAGCGCGCCATGGCCCCCAAATCCACACGCCCCGGCAAGGCCGAGTTCTCCATCGACGAATTCTTCGCCGAGATCGAAAAGGCCGAGGACATCGCCGCCTCCAAGCCGCTCTATGCCGAGCGCATGAAGAACAAGCGCGCCCTCGACCGCGCCGACGCTGCGGAGAAAGAAGCCGCCGCGCCCAAGACCGCGCTCGAAAAGCGCCGCACCACCAAGTCCAACAACGACACGGCCACCGGCATGTCGAAGAAGACCGGCAAGACCAAGATCAACTCGGTCGACCGCGTCGATTTCGATGGCTTGGGCGAGGCCCCGCAGGCTGGTTTCGGCCACATGCCCTCGGCCAAGGCCCTGTCCCGCGCCGCCGCCACCGATCCCGAAGCCATCGCGAAAGTCCGTGAGGCGCTCGACGCCTCGGTGAAGAAGAACAAGGCGCGCAAGTCCGAGGACGTCTCCAATGCCACCACCGTCGGCGTGACCGCCACGGTCAAGGCGCTTGAACAGATCATCCTGCATGGCCGCAAGGAAGTGGAAGGCTCCGCCCCCTGGGTGCCGCATCGCCCAGAGCGCCCCACCAAGCGCGGCGCCAGCAAACCCTTCCGCCTCGCCACCGATTATGTGCCCGCCGGCGATCAGCCCACCGCCATTGCCGAACTGGTGGAAGGCGTCGAGAACGGCGAAACCGATCAGGTCCTGCTCGGCGTCACCGGCTCGGGCAAGACCTTCACCGCCGCCCAGGTCATCGCCAAGACCCAGCGCCCCGCGCTGATCCTCGCGCCCAACAAGACCCTGGCCGCCCAGCTCTATTCCGAGTTCAAAGGCTTCTTCCCGGACAACGCGGTCGAGTATTTCGTCTCCTACTACGACTATTACCAGCCCGAGGCCTACGTCCCGCGCACCGATACCTATATCGAGAAGGAATCCACCATCAACGAGCAGATCGACCGCATGCGCCACTCGGCCACGCGCGCGATTCTCGAGCGCGACGACGTCATCATCGTCGCCTCGGTTTCCTGCATCTACGGTATCGGCTCGGTGGAAGACTATACCGCCATGACCATCGACGTGCAGAAGGGCGAAAAGATCGACCAGCGCCAGCTGCTCGCCAAGCTCGTGGCCCTGCAATATAAGCGCGGCGATACCGGCTTCGTGCGCGGCACTTTTCGCGTGCGCGGCGACACCGTCGAAATCTTCCCGGCCCACTATGAAGCCGCAGCCTGGCGCGTTTCCCTCTTCGGCAACGAGGTCGAGGCGATCACCGAATTCGATCCGCTGACCGGCAAGAAAAGCGCCGACCTGACCTTCATCCGCGTCTACGCCAATTCCCACCACGTGACGCCGCGCACCACGATGAACCAGGCGATCAAGCAGATCCGCGCCGATCTCGCCGCGCGCCTGCAGGAACTCAACGGCGCCGGCCGCTTCCTCGAAGCCCAGCGGCTCGAACAGCGCAGCCTCTTCGATCTCGAAATGATGGAAGCCACCGGCTCCTGCGCCGGCATCGAGAATTATTCGCGCTACTTCAGTGGTCGTAAACCGGGAGAACCGCCCCCGACCCTGTTCGAATACCTGCCCGACAATGCGCTGGTCTTCGTCGACGAAAGCCACGTCACCATCGGCCAGCTCGGCGCCATGTATCGCGGCGACCTCCGCCGCAAGGCGACCCTGGCCGAATACGGCTTCCGCCTCCCGAGCTGCATGGACAATCGCCCCCTCCGCTTCGAGGAGTGGAACGCCATGCGCCCGCAATCGGTCTATGTCTCGGCCACGCCCGGCTCCTGGGAAATGGAACAGACCGGCGGCGTCTTCGCCGAACAGGTCATCCGCCCCACCGGCCTCATCGATCCCCCGGTCGAGATCCGCCCGGCCACCCATCAGGTCGATGACGTCATCGACGAGATCCGCCAGACCATCAAGGCCGGCTACCGGACCCTCGTCACCGT
This region includes:
- the uvrB gene encoding excinuclease ABC subunit UvrB: MKNKRALDRADAAEKEAAAPKTALEKRRTTKSNNDTATGMSKKTGKTKINSVDRVDFDGLGEAPQAGFGHMPSAKALSRAAATDPEAIAKVREALDASVKKNKARKSEDVSNATTVGVTATVKALEQIILHGRKEVEGSAPWVPHRPERPTKRGASKPFRLATDYVPAGDQPTAIAELVEGVENGETDQVLLGVTGSGKTFTAAQVIAKTQRPALILAPNKTLAAQLYSEFKGFFPDNAVEYFVSYYDYYQPEAYVPRTDTYIEKESTINEQIDRMRHSATRAILERDDVIIVASVSCIYGIGSVEDYTAMTIDVQKGEKIDQRQLLAKLVALQYKRGDTGFVRGTFRVRGDTVEIFPAHYEAAAWRVSLFGNEVEAITEFDPLTGKKSADLTFIRVYANSHHVTPRTTMNQAIKQIRADLAARLQELNGAGRFLEAQRLEQRSLFDLEMMEATGSCAGIENYSRYFSGRKPGEPPPTLFEYLPDNALVFVDESHVTIGQLGAMYRGDLRRKATLAEYGFRLPSCMDNRPLRFEEWNAMRPQSVYVSATPGSWEMEQTGGVFAEQVIRPTGLIDPPVEIRPATHQVDDVIDEIRQTIKAGYRTLVTVLTKKMAEDLTEYMHEQGIRVRYMHSDVDTIERIEIIRDLRLGAFDVLVGINLLREGLDIPECGLVAILDADKEGFLRSETSLIQTIGRAARNVDGKVILYADKETGSMERALAETNRRREKQIAYNKANGITPQSVKARINDIIDSTAERDHVTISIGKGKDGKEKTVTGDNLATVMKDLEREMREAATNLEFEKAARLRDEVRRLREMELDILEADPTF